The following nucleotide sequence is from Methylocella sp..
TTGAATCATGGAAAGATCCTCGCGAGAATCCCCCAAACGCCGAATTCGTCACAACGGCCTAGGGCGAGAAGGACGGAAAGCGACGCTGGTATAACTTGCGCCGAAGGGTTTTAGCCTGCTAGAGCACGATTTGACCGCGCCAATAATTGGGTCGATCAAATTATAGATGTTTTATGGCGGAGGTTTTCACGCCGCCGAGGGAGTTTAGGTCATGTCCGTCGATTGCTGGTCGCCTTCCAGTTGGAGAGGCAAACCAATCGAACAAGCGCCCGGTTACGCCGATCCCGCCGCTCTGGCCGAGGTCGAGCGTCAACTCGCCGGTTTTCCGCCGCTCGTCTTCGCTGGCGAAGCGCGGAAGCTGAAGCGCATGTTGGGCAAAGTCGCCGACGGCGAGGCCTTCCTTTTGCAAGGGGGCGACTGCGCCGAGAGCTTTGCCGAACACTCGGCCGATAACATCCGCGATTTCTTCCGCGTCTTTTTGCAGATGTCCGTAGTCGCGACCTTCGCCGCGGCCTTGCCGGTGGTCAAGGTCGGCCGCATCGCAGGCCAATTCGCCAAGCCGCGTTCGGATGGGAAAGAGACGGTCGGCGGCGTATCCTTGCCGAGCTATCGCGGCGATATCGTCAATGATATCGCCTTCGAGGCCAAAGGGCGCGTCCCCGATCCGCAACGCCAGCTGATGGCCTATCGGCAGGCCGCGGCGACCTTGAACCTCATTCGCGCTTTCGCTACGGGCGGCTACGCCAATCTCGAAAATGCGCATGGCTGGATGCTCAGCTTCATCAAGGACAGCCCGCAGTCCGCGCGCTATCAGGAGCTTGCCGACCGCATCACCGAGACGCTGGGATTCATGCGCGCGATCGGGCTTGACCCCGAATCGCATCAGGAATTGCGCCAGACGGATTTCTACACCTCGCATGAGGCGCTGCTGCTTGGCTTTGAGCAGGCGCTGACCCGGATCGATTCCACCACGGGCGATTATTACGCAACGTCGGGACACATGATCTGGGTCGGCGATCGCACCCGCCAGCTCGACCACGCTCATATCGAATATGCGCGGGGCGTGAAAAATCCTATCGGCCTCAAATGCGGTCCCTCGCTCGGCGGCGATGATTT
It contains:
- a CDS encoding 3-deoxy-7-phosphoheptulonate synthase class II, coding for MSVDCWSPSSWRGKPIEQAPGYADPAALAEVERQLAGFPPLVFAGEARKLKRMLGKVADGEAFLLQGGDCAESFAEHSADNIRDFFRVFLQMSVVATFAAALPVVKVGRIAGQFAKPRSDGKETVGGVSLPSYRGDIVNDIAFEAKGRVPDPQRQLMAYRQAAATLNLIRAFATGGYANLENAHGWMLSFIKDSPQSARYQELADRITETLGFMRAIGLDPESHQELRQTDFYTSHEALLLGFEQALTRIDSTTGDYYATSGHMIWVGDRTRQLDHAHIEYARGVKNPIGLKCGPSLGGDDLLRLIDILNPANEPGRLTLICRFGAEKAGDHLPGLIRAVEKEGRRVVWSCDPMHGNTIKTTSGYKTRPFDRIMSEIRTFFAVHQAEGTYAGGVHLEMTGKNVTECTGGARAISDADLHDRYHTYCDPRLNAEQAIEVAFLVAELLKAERIVRGRAAEAAAAE